The sequence below is a genomic window from Prosthecobacter dejongeii.
GCATCCATGCGGTCACCACAGGCCAGCGGCTTGTAGCCCACGGCGGCATGCCCTTCACGACGCAGAGCCTCAATGAGCAAGCAGGTGACGTAGGTTTTGCCAGCGTCGGTATCGGTGCCGGTGATAAAGTAGTGCATGGGATGCTATGCAGCGCGGGAGATTCTTCGGCAATGACTGTTTGGCTCTTCGCTACTCCTTGCGCACGCCGATCTTTTCCACCGGGATGGCTTTGAAACCGAGCTTGAAGGCAGGGGATTCAGGCTTCAGGCGCCAGTCATCGTTCTTCCAGTCCACAAACTGGGGATCAGCCACGAGGCTGTGTTTATCCCACCCCGCAGACTGCCAGGCGGTCCATTCATCCAGCGGTTCTGCCTCGGTGATGCGGATGTCATCCAGGAAGATCTGGCCTTGAGGTTCATGGCAGTCCACGCGCAGCCAGAAGGCTTTCATCCAGGGTTTCCAGCCAGTTTCATTTTCACGCAGCATGCGACCCGTGGCCTCCACTTCCTGCCATTCGCTCGTCGCGACGATGCTGGTGCTGCCGGTCTGCCAGTAGCCCTCTCCATTCTTAAACGAAGCCAGGGCGAGGCTCATTTTGGCACTCGGCTCGGTGGATCTGACACGCAGTTTCACCCGATAGGCAGCTCCGGGTTGGATAGGCACATCTGGGCCATGAAAGACGCTTTTGGGATTCTTGGGATCTTTCCCCAAAGCGCAGTCCACACGCAGGGCCCCTTCAGCCACGAGGAGTTGTACCTCTGGGTTAGGCCGATGGTTAAAACCCCAGCCTTTCGGAGTTTTACCCGCTGGAGCTTGATCGAAGTTTTCCACCACCAGCGGCTCGCCCTTGTCTGGGCCTACTTGATTGATGCCTGTGACGATGGGATGCCCGCCATTCCAGGCGAGGTTATAATCAATCGAGTTCCACTGGGGGGAGGCATGACGGACATCGCCATACTTCACGCCGGGCGTATCGCCTAACATGATGTTATGCCGAAACACATTGCCGCTCATCATGGTGCCGTCTTCACGGATGGCATCCTTCGGGTGGAGATCCATGTTGCGCATGTTTTTCCACGCCGGCTGGCCCATGACGGATTCGTAGCCCTTCACCATGGTGGGGTAGTGACTGTCATAAAACCGCATGGTTTTTGTCCAACCATGGAGATCAAACTGGAACTTACCACCGAGGGCGAAGACGTTGTTTTCCACCACGCAGTCGCGGGCGTTGTGCATGTGAATGGGGGTGTGGGCCACCCGGAAAACGATGTTGCCGATGATGTCCAGCCCGCCGCTGTTATCATCGGGATAGAGCCCAAAGGTGAACCAGGGATGTTTCAGACCGCCCGCCTCCTGACCACAACCGACGATGTCATGGATCAAGTTATACCGCCACTTGCTACCCCGGCTGCTGATCCAGTCCCGCCCGCCCGTGTAGATGGCACCGCCGTCCTGGGTCTCCAGCACCAGATGATGCAGATGGTTGTACTCCACGATGAGATTGTTCCCACTCATCTGCACGCCCATTCGTGGGCCGTCATGGATGTGGTTATGCGCCGCCGTGTGGTCCACACCGTTGAGGGCAATGCCGCAAGCGTTCTTATTGAACACGCCGATGTGGTGGATGTGATTGTCTTCCGCCACGTGACCGGGACCTGTCAGCGTTTTGCCATCTCCCCCACTGAGGCTGATGCCATTGCTACCTGTGTAGCTGATTTCATTGCGAGATAAGCGCACATTCTTACCCGTGCTCACGGTGATGCCGCTACCACTGAAGGCCCCCACCTGGGTAAGGGTGCAGCGCTCCACGCGGCAATCTTCCGCGCCATCCATCGTGATGGCGGAGCCGTGGCAACCAGTGAGGGTGAGGCCGCTCAAGGTGATGTTTTTAGCGCCCGTTTTGACCTTGAAAAAACTCTCCAGGAGGGGCAGGCGAACTTCCTGATCTGCTAGGGGCTGAGGAGGCCAAAAGTATAGCGTGCCCGTGTGCTTGTCATAAAACCATTCGCCTGGCGCATCCAGTTCCTCCAGGGCATTTTGGAAGTGGTAGCGGTTATGCGGATGCAGGTCATAGCTGCAATCTTTCTTGAGGGTGAGCAGGCCCGTTTGAGAGTCCACAGACTGGATGGGCTCGATGAAATTCCACCAGCCGTATTGGGCAAAAATATCCAACTCCACATCCTCTGGGTGAGCCCATTTTCGGATGTCGGTAGGTTTGACATAAAGATGACGTTTCCACTGATGTCCTTCAGGTGCCCCAGCCTGTGGAAAGTCCGCCACAAAGGCCCAGCCACCGTAAAGGGGATCCGCCTCCTCAAAGTTCGGGTAACGGGCCAAAATTTGGCGCTGGCCGCCGAAGAGCAGTTGTTTGGGCAAAAAGCCTTTGGGGACCAGCTTCGAAACATCTGCGCGCAAGATCTGGCCCTCATGGGGCTGCCAATCCGTAACCAGCGGGGCACCGATGAGTGTGGCTTTCGTGCCTGTGATGGTGAGGTGGGAATGGGGAGCTTCTAAAACGATGGGCTGGGTGAGTTCCGTGATCCCACCGGGCAGGCGCAGCGTGACAGGCTCCTGGTTGCCAGCCAGGCGCATCTCGCGCACCTGTTGCAAGGCCTGTGGCACAGATAGGACAGGGGAGACCTGGAGCTCCAAAGCCCCAAACAAGGGCGCACAGAAACCAAGGGCCAGTAGAAACAAGGGACGTTTGCAACACA
It includes:
- a CDS encoding right-handed parallel beta-helix repeat-containing protein gives rise to the protein MCCKRPLFLLALGFCAPLFGALELQVSPVLSVPQALQQVREMRLAGNQEPVTLRLPGGITELTQPIVLEAPHSHLTITGTKATLIGAPLVTDWQPHEGQILRADVSKLVPKGFLPKQLLFGGQRQILARYPNFEEADPLYGGWAFVADFPQAGAPEGHQWKRHLYVKPTDIRKWAHPEDVELDIFAQYGWWNFIEPIQSVDSQTGLLTLKKDCSYDLHPHNRYHFQNALEELDAPGEWFYDKHTGTLYFWPPQPLADQEVRLPLLESFFKVKTGAKNITLSGLTLTGCHGSAITMDGAEDCRVERCTLTQVGAFSGSGITVSTGKNVRLSRNEISYTGSNGISLSGGDGKTLTGPGHVAEDNHIHHIGVFNKNACGIALNGVDHTAAHNHIHDGPRMGVQMSGNNLIVEYNHLHHLVLETQDGGAIYTGGRDWISSRGSKWRYNLIHDIVGCGQEAGGLKHPWFTFGLYPDDNSGGLDIIGNIVFRVAHTPIHMHNARDCVVENNVFALGGKFQFDLHGWTKTMRFYDSHYPTMVKGYESVMGQPAWKNMRNMDLHPKDAIREDGTMMSGNVFRHNIMLGDTPGVKYGDVRHASPQWNSIDYNLAWNGGHPIVTGINQVGPDKGEPLVVENFDQAPAGKTPKGWGFNHRPNPEVQLLVAEGALRVDCALGKDPKNPKSVFHGPDVPIQPGAAYRVKLRVRSTEPSAKMSLALASFKNGEGYWQTGSTSIVATSEWQEVEATGRMLRENETGWKPWMKAFWLRVDCHEPQGQIFLDDIRITEAEPLDEWTAWQSAGWDKHSLVADPQFVDWKNDDWRLKPESPAFKLGFKAIPVEKIGVRKE